From Camelus dromedarius isolate mCamDro1 chromosome X, mCamDro1.pat, whole genome shotgun sequence, one genomic window encodes:
- the CCDC160 gene encoding coiled-coil domain-containing protein 160, translating to MSVTELEEVPEEMDARRKHWKENVLAPLFSAQDILDEASQLDSSSEQMTLDKAKRMEGIFNLSSRKFQEENKCKRKEFISQLNENEQEPNLRERKINIAKNEADTNSASCESSDLDVAPEESFNSGEEPPTWGTEESFTPPQKDKEKKFFEGMSPKLRLSILNEELEVLKMKCRKIEEEFENAEKELLNSKKEVSTKPLKSKEAGVETSKKDWELQALRNDLSEKATNVKNLTEELEQAKEVIHKLSLENKDLKEAVKKLKRQTEVGNVLLKEEMKLYYELEMEKIRGELSAIKSELKAEKTLQARNNRALELLRKHFASVSSSNNPDSLMGDFFKT from the coding sequence gaatTGGAAGAGGTGCCTGAAGAAATGGATGCTAGAAGAAAACACTGGAAGGAGAATGTGTTAGCTCCTCTTTTCAGTGCACAGGATATTCTAGATGAGGCTTCTCAGCTTGACTCTTCTTCTGAACAAATGACCTTAGATAAGGCCAAGAGAATGGAAGGAATTTTTAATTTGTCGAGTAGAAAGTTTCAAGAAGagaataaatgtaaaaggaaagaatttatttCTCAACTAAATGAAAACGAACAGGAACcaaatttaagagaaagaaagataaacatTGCAAAGAATGAGGCAGACACAAATTCTGCCTCCTGTGAGTCATCTGACTTGGATGTTGCACCTGAAGAAAGCTTTAATAGCGGGGAAGAGCCTCCTACCTGGGGTACAGAGGAATCATTTACTCCaccacaaaaagacaaagagaagaaattctTTGAAGGAATGTCTCCCAAACTTCGCCTGAGTATTTTGAATGAAGAACTTGAAGTGCTTAAGATGAAATgcagaaaaatagaagaggaattcgaaaatgcagaaaaagaacTTTTGAACTCCAAAAAAGAAGTCTCCACAAAACCCCTAAAGTCTAAAGAAGCAGGGGTGGAAACTTCCAAGAAAGACTGGGAACTTCAAGCTTTAAGAAATGACCTCTCTGAAAAAGCAACAAATGTCAAAAACTTAACAGAAGAGCTCGAGCAAGCCAAAGAAGTCATCCACAAGTTGAGCCTCGagaacaaagatttaaaagaagCTGTTAAGAAGTTAAAGAGGCAAACTGAGGTCGGAAATGTACTCCTTAAGGAGGAAATGAAATTGTATTATGAATTAGAAATGGAAAAGATCCGAGGAGAGCTCAGTGCCATCAAGAGTGAACTGAAGGCGGAGAAGACCCTACAAGCAAGAAATAACAGAGCCCTGGAGTTGCTTAGGAAACACTTTGCTTCTGTATCGTCATCAAATAACCCTGACAGCTTGAtgggggatttttttaaaacttaa